Proteins encoded within one genomic window of Candidatus Cloacimonadota bacterium:
- a CDS encoding ABC transporter ATP-binding protein — MNLLKAEKIVKSYQESEGKLVVLDEVDLEVNKGEMSSITGESGSGKSTLLHLLGMLDSPDSGEIYYFEKLMKVNAKNINEFRNQKIGFVFQFHYLLEDFTAEENVAMPMFLATKNFGKSLKKSREILKQLSLYDRRDHYPNQLSGGEQQRVAVARALINQPEIVFADEPTGNLDANHSEELINLLIDMNKRFEQTFVLATHNQEIAAKMQNHYHLQNGKMIDYSQK; from the coding sequence ATGAATTTACTAAAAGCAGAAAAGATCGTAAAAAGTTATCAGGAATCTGAGGGTAAACTGGTAGTTCTGGATGAAGTAGATCTGGAAGTGAATAAAGGTGAAATGTCTTCAATAACAGGCGAATCCGGCAGTGGCAAAAGTACACTTCTCCACCTCTTGGGAATGTTGGACAGCCCGGATTCTGGTGAAATATATTACTTTGAAAAATTGATGAAAGTTAATGCCAAAAATATTAACGAATTCAGAAACCAGAAGATCGGTTTTGTTTTCCAGTTTCATTATCTGCTGGAAGACTTTACAGCCGAAGAAAATGTGGCCATGCCCATGTTTTTGGCAACAAAGAATTTTGGCAAAAGTTTAAAAAAATCTCGTGAAATCTTAAAGCAGTTATCTCTTTATGACAGAAGAGATCATTATCCCAATCAATTGAGCGGGGGAGAGCAGCAAAGAGTTGCAGTAGCCAGAGCTCTCATCAATCAGCCCGAAATAGTTTTTGCTGATGAACCAACCGGAAATCTGGATGCAAATCATAGCGAAGAGCTTATCAATCTTCTTATCGATATGAACAAAAGGTTTGAGCAGACATTTGTCTTAGCTACGCACAATCAGGAAATTGCGGCAAAAATGCAAAATCATTATCACTTACAAAATGGAAAAATGATCGACTATTCACAAAAATAA
- a CDS encoding ABC transporter permease: MFKLIKFFIKKYILSNRREWLRFDSIFMVIGIIISVATLTIALAIFEGYENVLKDTILGANSHVYVFLASEGNLNSDNLQELKDILDEQEEVASYSPIIMTQAMASANGRIEGSVVRGIAWQKEELPTSYKEKVFAGNYELKGENSAVIGFKLAKELNLEIGDEFELISPINSSYTPMGMKSQKETFKIVGLYKSGMHEYDTKYIFLDFDVAAEFASMQDEFTMMEIKLTPDDIERADYLAYKWRLMLDYKYQITSWIHFNGNLFSLLKLEKWVIYIILSFLILIASFNVVSTVSTSIIEKKRELGILKAYGASDSLLQKIFVGRTLFIAIIAVTLGQITGFVISKILSWQSFFLLKGDVYFLEKINVSFDPISWIMILGTSMIIITLTSFFPLRKISKMEITDILRSRN, from the coding sequence ATGTTTAAATTAATTAAATTTTTTATAAAAAAATATATTTTGTCAAATCGACGCGAATGGCTGCGATTTGATTCCATTTTTATGGTGATAGGTATTATCATATCTGTTGCCACACTCACCATTGCTTTAGCTATCTTTGAAGGTTATGAGAATGTTTTGAAGGACACAATCCTGGGTGCAAATTCACATGTTTATGTGTTTCTGGCTTCGGAAGGTAATTTGAACAGTGATAATTTGCAGGAACTTAAAGATATACTTGATGAGCAAGAGGAAGTTGCCAGTTATTCGCCCATCATCATGACTCAGGCGATGGCTTCTGCAAATGGCAGGATCGAAGGTTCGGTAGTACGTGGTATAGCTTGGCAGAAAGAGGAATTGCCTACTTCCTACAAAGAAAAGGTTTTTGCTGGAAACTATGAACTGAAAGGTGAGAATTCCGCTGTGATCGGTTTTAAACTGGCAAAAGAATTAAACTTGGAAATTGGTGATGAATTTGAGCTGATCAGTCCGATAAATTCTTCCTACACACCAATGGGAATGAAATCACAAAAAGAGACTTTTAAGATCGTTGGCTTGTACAAATCGGGAATGCACGAATATGATACAAAATACATTTTCCTCGATTTTGATGTAGCTGCCGAATTTGCTTCGATGCAGGATGAATTTACAATGATGGAGATCAAGCTGACACCTGATGACATCGAACGAGCTGATTACCTGGCCTATAAATGGCGTTTGATGCTGGATTATAAATATCAGATAACTTCCTGGATCCATTTTAACGGGAATCTTTTTTCACTTCTAAAACTGGAAAAATGGGTGATCTACATTATTCTCAGCTTTCTTATCCTGATCGCTTCCTTCAATGTGGTTAGTACGGTTTCCACATCGATAATTGAGAAGAAAAGAGAATTGGGAATATTGAAAGCTTATGGAGCATCAGATAGCCTTCTGCAAAAAATCTTTGTAGGAAGGACATTATTTATTGCAATAATTGCAGTAACTTTGGGTCAGATAACCGGATTTGTTATTTCCAAAATATTAAGCTGGCAATCTTTCTTCTTGCTGAAAGGCGATGTATATTTTCTGGAAAAGATCAATGTCAGTTTTGATCCTATAAGCTGGATAATGATTTTGGGAACATCGATGATCATAATAACTTTGACATCCTTTTTCCCACTCAGAAAGATTTCGAAAATGGAAATTACAGATATTTTGAGAAGCAGAAATTAA
- a CDS encoding CapA family protein: MNLDRFFKIFAIFIFTNFTGYLSASQRSFIIESFEEQNINFSSFEDEDIEPDSYEISSENTANPYSYYSLKIWGNTWKVENLDPITLSENSVWQIDVFCYNEPDIQGFGLSDGDNTLFYSFFGTEELDIEQWVPVYQGSQPQDNWYSFQLPVADDWFAWYEELPTITEIIFVNDADDNSGIVYYDNVLDITDDLPIPPEVEVSFSIIRNFRDRNGLRNVTIQFYSDVIDPDSDEHSFIWHFGDGNSSDLSEPEHTYLVEDDHSYTVLLEVIDDTEKSGFGSCEVTVDPGNTSFPLTMNFVGDVMLARNMQQVIYNQGMQSIIDPTYPFLGGAADITAINLECPFTNAYTSHPTKSIVFKAEPDHISALDHMGTDVVTLANNHIWDYMNDGLLDTTNYLDSLGIPYSGAGMNSCEAYQPAFVNRSGVNIAFLFSSDRTGQYNNCQPYLQAGFDKPGFAYMTPYYVSQQIDSVQDVADLIVVNTHSGSEYSTAPGANYDFAQLFPGWDEKDFNEEEDFSPRADIPHMWDIDIRHHFIDSGADIVICHHPHVIQGLEIYNGKLIAHSLGNFIFDLSYAETFPSMILNTKIDENGFDEYSITPVFIDNYIPRRAEGDLGKNILEYLAMRSRELNTYLKIDRQNITAEVIIDTLLMNSQILEFSESAILTDQDTCFISQPVKLAGNGYFSKLNSIQPAGSFDVRFGNELIWNGNYEDEGSTEWNVNSDYEWYDEDEYFSGERSLCLFRDSSMGIHVITDLEHRIKRPTGSQVSLHGYIKTDNAAEAKMEFHSFANRNGGDPITTENIGNLFGTNDWQYFSVNINMEDEANFLNINSSLAPPDNGDAYAWFDEVGIIEWTAWQNFNPNMEIWNPNNYRYLQIKTDYEIASVQVFGEETNYSNPLVQNNENQIPDLKTAKLHQNYPNPFNPSTTISFSLNTEISENTELNIYNLRGQKVKSFRNHAEFIETFGNPNTYSVTWNGTNNNNKHVSSGIYFYQLKVDGVAIAARKCLLLK; encoded by the coding sequence ATGAATTTAGACAGATTTTTTAAGATTTTTGCAATATTTATTTTTACAAATTTTACAGGCTACCTATCAGCCTCGCAACGCAGTTTTATTATAGAATCTTTTGAAGAGCAAAATATTAATTTCTCTTCTTTCGAAGATGAAGATATTGAGCCAGACAGCTATGAAATAAGCTCGGAAAACACAGCCAATCCGTATTCTTATTACTCTCTTAAAATCTGGGGAAATACCTGGAAAGTTGAAAATCTCGATCCCATAACATTAAGCGAAAATTCAGTCTGGCAGATCGATGTATTTTGTTATAATGAGCCTGATATTCAAGGTTTCGGGCTTTCTGATGGAGATAACACGCTTTTCTATTCATTTTTTGGAACTGAGGAACTTGATATTGAACAGTGGGTTCCGGTTTATCAGGGAAGTCAGCCGCAAGATAATTGGTATTCTTTTCAATTACCTGTAGCAGATGACTGGTTTGCCTGGTATGAAGAATTGCCAACGATCACAGAAATAATCTTCGTTAATGATGCTGATGATAACAGCGGAATCGTTTATTATGACAATGTTCTGGATATTACTGACGACCTTCCAATTCCACCAGAAGTGGAAGTTTCGTTTTCGATCATCAGGAATTTTAGAGACAGAAATGGATTGCGAAATGTAACCATTCAATTTTATTCTGATGTTATTGATCCAGACAGCGATGAGCACTCTTTTATCTGGCATTTTGGTGATGGAAACTCTTCAGATCTATCCGAACCGGAACATACGTATCTCGTTGAAGATGATCACAGTTACACGGTTTTGTTGGAGGTGATCGATGATACAGAAAAAAGTGGCTTTGGAAGCTGTGAAGTAACGGTTGATCCCGGCAATACAAGCTTTCCACTTACGATGAATTTTGTGGGCGATGTTATGCTGGCTCGTAATATGCAACAAGTTATTTATAATCAAGGAATGCAATCAATAATTGATCCCACCTATCCATTTTTAGGAGGAGCAGCAGATATAACGGCAATAAACCTGGAATGCCCTTTTACAAATGCTTATACAAGCCATCCGACCAAATCAATAGTCTTTAAAGCCGAACCTGATCATATTTCTGCTTTAGATCATATGGGCACAGATGTTGTTACACTTGCCAACAATCATATCTGGGATTATATGAATGATGGACTGCTGGATACAACGAACTACCTTGATTCTCTTGGCATTCCTTATTCAGGTGCAGGAATGAACTCCTGCGAAGCTTATCAACCAGCTTTTGTAAATAGATCAGGTGTAAATATAGCTTTTCTGTTCAGCAGCGACAGAACTGGGCAATATAACAATTGTCAGCCATATTTGCAGGCAGGATTCGACAAACCTGGTTTTGCCTACATGACGCCATATTATGTTTCTCAGCAAATAGATTCTGTGCAGGATGTTGCAGACCTGATTGTTGTTAACACACATTCCGGCAGTGAATATTCCACAGCTCCTGGTGCAAATTATGATTTTGCCCAACTGTTTCCCGGTTGGGATGAAAAGGATTTCAATGAAGAAGAAGATTTTTCTCCCAGAGCTGATATTCCTCACATGTGGGATATCGACATCCGTCATCATTTTATCGATTCAGGAGCAGATATTGTAATCTGTCATCACCCGCATGTAATTCAAGGTTTAGAGATATACAACGGAAAACTGATAGCTCATTCTTTGGGAAATTTCATTTTCGATCTCAGTTATGCAGAAACATTTCCATCCATGATCCTGAACACAAAAATCGATGAAAATGGCTTTGATGAATATTCGATAACTCCTGTTTTTATAGATAATTACATTCCCAGAAGAGCAGAAGGAGATCTGGGAAAAAATATTTTGGAATACCTGGCAATGCGCTCCCGGGAATTGAATACCTACCTGAAAATCGATCGGCAAAATATTACAGCCGAAGTTATCATCGATACATTACTGATGAATTCACAAATTCTGGAATTCTCTGAAAGTGCAATATTGACAGATCAGGATACATGCTTCATCTCACAACCCGTCAAGCTAGCCGGAAATGGTTATTTCTCCAAACTGAATTCTATCCAGCCTGCCGGTAGTTTTGATGTTAGATTTGGCAATGAACTGATTTGGAATGGAAATTACGAAGATGAAGGAAGTACAGAATGGAATGTGAACAGTGATTACGAATGGTATGATGAAGATGAATATTTTTCCGGTGAAAGATCACTTTGCCTGTTTAGAGATTCCAGCATGGGAATTCATGTTATCACTGATTTAGAGCATCGCATCAAAAGGCCGACAGGTTCTCAAGTTTCATTACATGGTTATATAAAAACCGATAACGCAGCCGAAGCAAAAATGGAATTCCATAGCTTTGCAAACCGAAATGGTGGCGATCCGATAACAACTGAAAATATTGGTAATCTTTTTGGAACAAATGATTGGCAATATTTTTCTGTGAATATAAATATGGAAGATGAAGCAAACTTCCTGAATATAAATTCCTCGCTTGCACCACCAGATAATGGAGATGCTTATGCCTGGTTCGATGAGGTGGGAATTATTGAATGGACTGCCTGGCAGAATTTCAATCCCAATATGGAGATCTGGAATCCGAATAATTACCGTTATTTACAGATCAAAACCGATTATGAAATTGCCTCAGTTCAGGTTTTCGGAGAAGAAACAAATTACAGCAACCCACTGGTACAAAACAATGAAAACCAGATTCCGGATTTAAAAACAGCAAAGTTGCATCAGAATTATCCTAACCCCTTTAATCCCAGCACAACTATTTCATTTTCATTGAACACTGAAATTAGCGAAAATACTGAATTGAATATTTATAACCTAAGAGGCCAGAAAGTTAAATCTTTCAGAAATCATGCTGAGTTTATCGAAACCTTTGGTAATCCAAACACTTATTCGGTAACTTGGAACGGTACAAACAATAATAACAAACACGTTTCTTCCGGAATCTATTTCTACCAGTTAAAAGTGGATGGAGTAGCCATTGCAGCCAGAAAGTGCCTGCTGCTAAAATAA
- a CDS encoding T9SS type A sorting domain-containing protein: MKKIIWIFLLSFSLSLLAIDIQLQDSNSAVFINGDFELANIKHHQATNYKVSSLQLDECINTGKLGEAELPVYSKFISLPETGNFKISNVKYKFEEIDLEDKIVSVGWQDEIPISESYYLQNKWLPQNLVTISDPNIMRSYRFAQVSVAAVQYNPALNKIRIIKDLELELELDRSISKNPLTKKKPSPAFEKIAEENILGTENIRTSESANYLVIAPDNVSDTIQPLLRAKEKLGFKTRLALLSETGSNENQIKDFIQNAYDNWENPPEYVLLIGDVNGSISVPAFFVEGYLHPTCVTDHTYTLLEGTDYFPDVLIGRISVQSEFELNTVIAKIINYEFNPFIDADWMTRALMVSYVQDDYWQFFSPRETVMEVRNKLYDFEYTVVDTFIAPWNSGSSNLRNMINTGYSFVNYRGCGGPEYWAGPNGQMFSINDVIQLNNGSLLPFVTSITCGGGNFAYMGINSVFGETWLTAGTPSFPKGAIGFIGPSEHDTKTWFNNANDMGIYQGVTHEGLYRGGEMLLRGKMELYNNYPFSHAWGNSLNSDQFYFYVYNLLGDPGLSVMTRMPQNIEFEHPAEINTFDNFIPVTITSPMLGSSDFTIAITNADSLVAKGFSDETGSVNIPLESLPEGTYETTASKYGFIPEVSSFNIVQQDIVTVTNIICNDPNAGELVDFTFSIENPTANQEDVSLEFSSENDFVEVYNPGYNFQISAGGTENVNAQFSLDSSWLDTEPFNIIIELTSSSGSQEFLLQNSEKSPMTAFSEMNVANLEECLMQNQTNDFYIELLNCGSMQAEVFQVELFSLNNNATIISGSSSYPQISMNGTAWNQDVFQVEVADVMSGEMAKFQMNIILENETVQELIISVPIGIINEESPTFCDYSYYALESQDSGNFTAPVYDWIEIDPGNGGSGTVINPVHTTYDGEIAIVDLPFTFRYFGDYFDKVSICSNGYVSMGESETIFHRNRMIPSGVGSQAMIAPFWDDLTYGDVYYQYIEDDNIFVVEWSEMRNVYNFGFETFQLILYDPLHYPTTSGDGDIKFQYKDIQNVDQQDHYATVGIENYDQTEGIQMTFANMYAPTSHTLDDETAIFFSTSNAPLVGNDDELISAESLELNNYPNPFNPSTTISFDISIEQNEQIELSIYNLKGQKVKSFTNLQINQSPNHQIVWNGTDQHNKTVSSGIYFYNLSVNGKIIDSKKCLLLK; this comes from the coding sequence ATGAAAAAAATAATTTGGATTTTCCTGCTGTCTTTTTCTTTATCACTACTTGCAATCGATATTCAGCTTCAAGATTCTAATTCTGCTGTATTTATCAATGGAGATTTTGAATTAGCGAACATCAAACATCATCAAGCTACGAATTACAAAGTAAGTTCATTACAATTGGATGAGTGCATAAATACCGGTAAATTAGGAGAAGCAGAATTACCTGTTTACTCCAAATTTATTTCACTTCCCGAAACTGGAAATTTCAAGATCAGTAATGTAAAATATAAATTTGAAGAAATAGATTTAGAAGACAAAATAGTAAGCGTTGGTTGGCAGGATGAAATTCCAATTTCGGAATCTTATTATCTGCAAAACAAATGGTTGCCTCAAAACCTTGTTACAATCAGCGATCCGAACATTATGCGTTCTTATCGCTTTGCTCAGGTATCAGTGGCAGCAGTTCAATACAATCCTGCCCTAAATAAGATCAGGATTATAAAAGACCTGGAACTTGAATTGGAACTGGATAGAAGTATATCCAAAAATCCTCTTACCAAAAAGAAACCGTCACCTGCTTTCGAAAAAATTGCCGAAGAAAATATTCTGGGAACAGAAAACATCAGAACTTCTGAATCTGCAAATTATCTGGTAATAGCTCCGGATAATGTTTCCGACACGATACAACCACTATTACGAGCCAAAGAGAAACTCGGTTTTAAAACACGTTTGGCTCTGCTTTCCGAAACCGGCAGCAACGAAAATCAGATCAAAGATTTTATTCAAAATGCTTATGATAACTGGGAAAATCCACCAGAATATGTTCTACTTATCGGAGATGTAAATGGCTCGATTTCTGTTCCGGCCTTTTTCGTAGAAGGTTACCTGCATCCAACCTGTGTTACAGATCATACCTACACACTTCTTGAGGGCACAGATTACTTTCCTGATGTTCTTATCGGAAGGATATCCGTGCAAAGTGAATTTGAACTCAACACAGTAATTGCCAAGATTATAAACTACGAATTCAATCCTTTTATAGACGCAGATTGGATGACGCGAGCTCTCATGGTCAGTTATGTGCAAGACGATTACTGGCAGTTCTTCTCCCCCCGTGAAACCGTGATGGAAGTGCGCAACAAACTTTACGATTTTGAATATACAGTCGTGGACACTTTTATTGCTCCCTGGAATTCAGGTTCATCAAACCTGCGAAATATGATAAATACAGGCTATTCATTTGTGAATTATCGCGGTTGCGGCGGACCGGAATACTGGGCTGGTCCCAATGGTCAAATGTTCAGCATCAATGATGTTATACAGTTAAATAACGGCTCACTTTTACCATTTGTAACCAGCATCACCTGTGGTGGAGGAAACTTTGCTTATATGGGAATTAATTCTGTGTTTGGCGAAACCTGGCTGACTGCGGGAACTCCTTCCTTCCCAAAAGGAGCGATAGGTTTCATCGGACCAAGCGAACATGATACCAAAACCTGGTTCAATAATGCCAATGATATGGGAATCTACCAGGGAGTTACTCACGAAGGCCTTTACAGAGGTGGCGAGATGTTACTGCGGGGAAAGATGGAATTGTATAACAATTATCCGTTCAGTCACGCCTGGGGAAATTCATTAAATTCCGATCAATTCTATTTTTACGTCTACAATCTCTTGGGAGATCCCGGACTTTCAGTAATGACCAGAATGCCTCAGAACATTGAATTTGAGCATCCTGCAGAAATAAATACATTTGATAATTTTATTCCAGTTACCATCACAAGTCCGATGCTCGGATCCTCGGATTTTACAATCGCTATTACGAATGCAGATAGCCTGGTGGCAAAAGGTTTTTCAGATGAAACTGGATCGGTGAATATACCTCTGGAAAGTTTACCGGAAGGAACATATGAAACAACTGCTTCCAAATATGGTTTTATTCCTGAAGTGAGTAGTTTTAATATTGTCCAACAAGACATTGTTACTGTCACAAATATTATCTGTAATGATCCAAATGCAGGTGAATTGGTAGATTTTACTTTCAGCATAGAAAATCCTACAGCAAATCAGGAAGATGTAAGTTTAGAATTTTCTTCTGAAAATGATTTTGTGGAAGTTTATAATCCCGGTTATAATTTTCAAATATCAGCTGGTGGAACTGAAAACGTGAATGCACAATTCAGTTTAGACAGCAGCTGGCTCGACACAGAGCCTTTTAACATCATAATTGAATTAACCTCTTCATCTGGTTCACAAGAATTTCTATTACAAAATTCCGAGAAATCTCCAATGACGGCTTTTTCGGAAATGAATGTAGCAAATCTGGAAGAATGCCTGATGCAGAACCAAACCAACGATTTTTATATTGAGCTCTTAAATTGCGGTAGTATGCAGGCAGAAGTGTTCCAGGTAGAGCTTTTCAGTTTAAATAACAACGCCACGATCATCAGCGGTTCCAGCAGTTATCCGCAAATTTCTATGAATGGAACTGCCTGGAATCAAGATGTTTTCCAGGTAGAAGTAGCAGATGTGATGAGTGGAGAAATGGCAAAATTTCAAATGAACATCATCCTCGAAAATGAAACAGTTCAGGAACTCATCATTTCGGTTCCGATTGGTATTATTAATGAAGAAAGTCCAACCTTCTGCGATTATAGTTATTATGCCTTGGAAAGCCAGGATTCAGGCAATTTCACAGCTCCTGTTTATGATTGGATAGAGATCGATCCCGGCAATGGTGGAAGTGGAACAGTTATCAATCCTGTTCATACTACCTACGATGGTGAGATCGCAATCGTTGACCTTCCTTTTACATTTAGATATTTTGGTGATTATTTCGACAAAGTTTCCATCTGTTCAAATGGTTATGTAAGTATGGGAGAATCCGAAACGATCTTTCATCGCAATCGCATGATCCCTTCCGGAGTTGGTTCTCAAGCTATGATAGCACCTTTCTGGGATGATCTTACTTATGGAGATGTTTATTATCAATATATCGAAGATGATAATATTTTTGTGGTAGAATGGAGCGAAATGCGAAATGTGTACAATTTTGGTTTTGAAACATTCCAATTGATCCTTTACGATCCGCTGCACTATCCCACAACTTCCGGAGACGGTGATATAAAATTTCAGTACAAAGATATTCAAAACGTTGATCAGCAAGACCATTATGCAACTGTTGGCATCGAGAATTATGATCAAACCGAAGGAATTCAAATGACTTTTGCCAACATGTATGCACCAACTTCCCACACTCTGGATGATGAAACTGCAATCTTTTTTTCCACCAGCAACGCTCCTCTGGTGGGAAATGATGACGAACTGATCTCGGCAGAATCATTAGAACTAAACAATTATCCGAATCCCTTCAATCCATCTACAACAATTTCATTTGATATTAGCATCGAACAAAACGAACAAATTGAGTTATCAATTTACAATTTGAAAGGACAAAAAGTAAAATCTTTTACAAATCTGCAAATCAACCAATCACCAAATCATCAAATAGTTTGGAATGGAACAGATCAGCACAACAAAACTGTTTCATCGGGCATTTACTTTTACAACTTATCTGTAAATGGCAAAATTATCGATTCCAAGAAATGCCTGCTTCTCAAATAA